A stretch of Saccharothrix texasensis DNA encodes these proteins:
- a CDS encoding Lrp/AsnC family transcriptional regulator, whose product MPSDAQAEHSDQAVDALDARLLLLLTDEPRLGVLECSRRLGVARGTVQARLDRLVARGVLTGFPPALDLAAMGYGLTAFAVLEIAQGRRHEVSQGLAAINEVCEVHATTGPGDLFARVVARSNADLQRVIDSIVDVPGVQRLSTSIALSTPVPPRVRPLLERVT is encoded by the coding sequence ATGCCTTCGGACGCGCAAGCTGAACACTCTGACCAGGCCGTGGACGCTCTGGACGCACGGCTGTTGCTGCTGCTCACCGACGAGCCGAGGCTGGGCGTGCTGGAGTGCTCACGGCGCCTGGGCGTGGCCCGCGGCACGGTGCAGGCCCGGCTGGACCGGCTGGTGGCGCGCGGCGTGCTGACGGGCTTCCCGCCCGCGCTCGACCTGGCCGCGATGGGCTACGGGCTGACGGCGTTCGCCGTGCTGGAGATCGCCCAGGGCCGGCGGCACGAGGTGTCGCAGGGGCTGGCCGCGATCAACGAGGTGTGCGAGGTGCACGCGACGACGGGGCCGGGTGACCTGTTCGCGCGGGTCGTGGCCCGGTCCAACGCCGACCTGCAACGGGTGATCGACTCGATCGTGGACGTGCCGGGCGTGCAGCGCCTGTCCACGTCGATCGCGCTGTCCACGCCGGTGCCGCCCCGCGTGCGGCCCCTGCTGGAACGGGTCACGTGA
- the hppD gene encoding 4-hydroxyphenylpyruvate dioxygenase, with the protein MTQQLDDVSYDQLRQLVGLVDYDGTRDPFPVRSMDAVVFVVGNATQTAWFYQVAFGMQLVAYAGPETGQRDHKSFVLKSGSARFVINGGVRPDSPLLDHHRKHGDGVVDLALEVADVDRCVEHARAQGATVLVEPHDLTDEHGTVRTAAIATYGETRHTLVDRSKYRGPYLPGYEARESTVVRPAGAPKRLFQAVDHCVGNVELGRMDHWVEFYNRVMGFVNMAEFIGDDIATDYSALMSKVVSNGNHRVKFPLNEPAVAKRKSQIDEYLEFYEGAGVQHIALATNDIVATLTAMRAAGVEFLETPDSYYDDPELRARIGEVRVPIEVLKEHRILVDRDEDGYLLQIFTKPIGDRPTVFYELIERHGSLGFGKGNFKALFEAIEREQERRGNL; encoded by the coding sequence ATGACGCAGCAGCTTGACGACGTGAGCTACGACCAGCTCCGCCAACTTGTGGGCCTGGTCGACTACGACGGGACGCGCGACCCGTTCCCCGTCCGCTCGATGGACGCCGTGGTCTTCGTGGTCGGCAACGCGACCCAGACCGCTTGGTTCTACCAGGTCGCCTTCGGGATGCAGCTCGTCGCCTACGCCGGACCGGAGACCGGGCAGCGGGACCACAAGTCCTTCGTGCTCAAGTCCGGCTCGGCGCGGTTCGTGATCAACGGTGGCGTGCGGCCGGACAGCCCGCTGCTCGACCACCACCGCAAGCACGGTGACGGCGTGGTGGACCTCGCGCTGGAGGTCGCCGACGTCGACCGGTGCGTCGAGCACGCGCGGGCGCAGGGCGCGACCGTCCTCGTGGAGCCGCACGACCTCACCGACGAGCACGGCACCGTCCGGACCGCGGCCATCGCGACCTACGGCGAGACCCGCCACACGCTGGTCGACCGGTCGAAGTACCGCGGTCCCTACCTGCCCGGGTACGAGGCGCGGGAGAGCACGGTCGTGCGGCCCGCGGGCGCGCCGAAGCGGTTGTTCCAGGCGGTCGACCACTGCGTGGGCAACGTCGAGCTCGGCCGGATGGACCACTGGGTCGAGTTCTACAACCGGGTGATGGGCTTCGTGAACATGGCGGAGTTCATCGGCGACGACATCGCCACCGACTACTCGGCGCTGATGAGCAAGGTCGTCTCCAACGGCAACCACCGGGTGAAGTTCCCGCTCAACGAGCCCGCCGTGGCCAAGCGCAAGTCGCAGATCGACGAGTACCTGGAGTTCTACGAGGGCGCCGGCGTGCAGCACATCGCGCTCGCGACCAACGACATCGTGGCCACGTTGACCGCGATGCGCGCGGCGGGCGTGGAGTTCCTGGAGACGCCGGACTCCTACTACGACGACCCGGAGCTGCGGGCGCGCATCGGCGAGGTGCGGGTGCCGATCGAGGTGCTCAAGGAGCACCGCATCCTGGTCGACCGCGACGAGGACGGCTACCTGCTGCAGATCTTCACCAAGCCGATCGGCGACCGGCCGACCGTGTTCTACGAGCTGATCGAGCGGCACGGGTCGCTCGGCTTCGGCAAGGGCAACTTCAAGGCCCTGTTCGAGGCGATCGAGCGCGAGCAGGAGCGTCGCGGCAACCTCTAG
- a CDS encoding DUF4307 domain-containing protein, protein MALPEGRYGTPRRSLPRWARWSLPVIAVLVGGVVAWVGYRNLGTMPVEAKQTAFTVVDDSTVEITFEVVRQTPEQSVVCIVRARSGDGDEAGRREVLVEPGAGTVRATTVLRTSKPPVTGEVFGCSYQVPAYLSTR, encoded by the coding sequence GTGGCACTGCCGGAGGGTCGGTACGGCACACCGCGCAGGTCCCTGCCCAGGTGGGCGCGGTGGTCACTCCCCGTGATCGCGGTGCTGGTGGGCGGGGTCGTCGCGTGGGTCGGCTACCGCAACCTCGGCACGATGCCCGTCGAGGCCAAGCAGACGGCGTTCACCGTGGTGGACGACAGCACGGTCGAGATCACGTTCGAGGTGGTCAGGCAGACGCCGGAGCAGTCCGTGGTGTGCATCGTGCGCGCGCGTTCCGGGGACGGCGACGAGGCCGGCCGGCGGGAGGTCCTGGTCGAGCCGGGAGCCGGCACGGTGCGCGCCACGACGGTGCTGCGGACGTCCAAACCACCCGTCACCGGTGAGGTGTTCGGCTGCTCGTACCAGGTTCCGGCGTACCTGTCCACGAGGTAG
- a CDS encoding DUF2277 domain-containing protein, with translation MCRNIRVLHNFEPPATEDEVHAAAVQYVRKVSGATRPSAANQEAFDAAVEAVAEATRVLLESLVTHAPPRDREIEAAKAKERSAARFGPR, from the coding sequence ATGTGTCGCAACATCAGGGTGCTCCACAACTTCGAACCGCCCGCCACCGAGGACGAGGTCCACGCGGCGGCCGTCCAGTACGTGCGGAAGGTGAGCGGGGCCACGCGCCCGTCGGCGGCGAACCAGGAGGCGTTCGACGCGGCCGTCGAGGCGGTGGCCGAGGCCACCCGCGTGCTGCTGGAGTCGCTGGTCACGCACGCCCCGCCCCGTGACCGCGAGATCGAGGCCGCCAAGGCCAAGGAACGCTCCGCCGCCCGCTTCGGCCCCCGCTGA
- the greA gene encoding transcription elongation factor GreA, with translation MTVSDTEVTWLTQEAYDRLKGELDEMIENRPVIAAEINARREEGDLRENGGYHAAREEQGKQEARIRQLQELLRVAKVGEAPTVTGVAAPGMVLTVRYDGDDETEEFLLATREEGAHGALEVYSPSSPLGKALLGAKEGEARQYELPNGSTMKVTLIKAVPYAG, from the coding sequence GTGACCGTGAGCGACACTGAGGTGACCTGGCTGACCCAGGAGGCCTACGACCGGCTCAAGGGGGAGCTGGACGAGATGATCGAGAATCGCCCGGTCATTGCTGCGGAGATCAACGCGCGTCGCGAGGAGGGTGACCTCCGCGAGAACGGCGGGTACCACGCGGCCCGTGAGGAGCAGGGCAAGCAGGAGGCCCGCATCCGCCAGCTCCAGGAGCTGCTGAGGGTCGCCAAGGTCGGCGAGGCGCCCACGGTGACGGGCGTCGCGGCGCCCGGCATGGTGCTCACAGTGCGTTACGACGGGGACGACGAGACGGAGGAGTTCCTGCTCGCCACCCGTGAGGAGGGCGCGCACGGCGCCCTCGAGGTCTACTCCCCGTCGTCGCCGCTGGGCAAGGCGTTGCTCGGCGCGAAGGAGGGCGAGGCCCGCCAGTACGAGCTGCCCAACGGCAGCACGATGAAAGTCACGCTGATCAAGGCCGTGCCGTACGCCGGCTGA
- the mca gene encoding mycothiol conjugate amidase Mca: MVEKLRLMAVHAHPDDESSKGAATMARYVAEGHEVMVVTCTGGEAGSILNPAMDRPDVLENIAEVRRAEMARAAEILGVRHRWLGFVDSGLPEGDPLPPLPEGCFALTPLEESTPPLVQVIREFRPHVIVTYDENGGYPHPDHIRCHEVSVAAFDAAGDPERYPELGEPWQPLKMYYSHGFSRAKLTAFHEALIAEGQESPYAEWLAGWDTDKPDVIERVTTRVECADFFPVRDEALKAHATQIDPESRWFAVPLEMQRSVWPTEEYELARSLVDSTVPEDDLFAGVRERVTA, from the coding sequence ATGGTTGAGAAGCTGCGCCTGATGGCGGTGCACGCGCACCCCGACGACGAGTCCAGCAAGGGCGCCGCCACGATGGCCCGCTACGTGGCCGAGGGCCACGAGGTCATGGTCGTGACCTGCACGGGTGGTGAGGCGGGCAGCATCCTCAACCCCGCCATGGACCGCCCGGACGTGCTGGAGAACATCGCCGAGGTCCGTCGTGCCGAGATGGCCCGCGCCGCCGAGATCCTCGGCGTGCGGCACCGCTGGCTGGGTTTCGTCGACTCGGGCCTGCCCGAGGGCGACCCGCTGCCGCCGCTGCCCGAGGGCTGCTTCGCGCTGACCCCGCTGGAGGAGTCGACGCCGCCGCTGGTCCAGGTGATCCGCGAGTTCCGCCCGCACGTGATCGTCACCTACGACGAGAACGGCGGCTACCCGCACCCCGACCACATCCGCTGCCACGAGGTGTCGGTCGCCGCGTTCGACGCGGCCGGCGACCCGGAGCGCTACCCCGAGCTGGGCGAGCCGTGGCAGCCGCTGAAGATGTACTACTCGCACGGCTTCTCCCGCGCGAAGCTGACCGCGTTCCACGAGGCCCTGATCGCCGAGGGCCAGGAGTCCCCGTACGCCGAGTGGCTGGCGGGCTGGGACACCGACAAGCCGGACGTCATCGAGCGGGTCACCACCCGCGTCGAGTGCGCCGACTTCTTCCCGGTGCGCGACGAGGCCCTCAAGGCCCACGCCACGCAGATCGACCCGGAGAGCCGCTGGTTCGCCGTGCCGCTGGAGATGCAGCGCTCGGTGTGGCCGACCGAGGAGTACGAGTTGGCGCGGTCGCTGGTCGACAGCACCGTGCCCGAGGACGACCTGTTCGCGGGCGTCCGGGAGAGGGTGACCGCGTGA
- a CDS encoding thioredoxin domain-containing protein translates to MTNRLASSTSPYLLQHAGNPVHWRPWSPEAFEEARERDVPVLLSVGYAACHWCHVMAHESFEDEATAAYMNEHFVNVKVDREERPDVDAVYMAVTQALSGHGGWPMTCFLTPDGEPFYAGTYYPPSPRPGLPSFRQVLEAIDHAWREQGDEVRESAAGIVAQLAFKPLPRSTVDDEVLAGAVVSLLGHFDRANAGFGGAPKFPPSMVLEFLLRHHERTGSVEALSMARTTCDAMADGGLYDQLAGGFARYSVDAAWVVPHFEKMLYDNALLLRAYTHLGRRDDNPRYRQVVRETAEFLIRDLGTAEGGFAASLDADTEGVEGLTYVWTPAQLVQVLGLATGARAAALYGVTDEGTFEHGTSTLRMLGTPDAEIAAKLLAARDRRPQPGRDDKVVTAWNGLAVAALAEAGAVFGEPRWVEAAVRAATLVLDVHLVDGRLLRTSRNGAAGTAAGVLEDYGCFADGLLALHQATGDVKWFTAACGLLDTAVARFAGEEPGVYYDTADDAEALVQRPSDPSDNATPSGASALASALVTASVLGGPSTYRDAAEAALGRAGLLAAREPRFAGHWLSVAEALALGPVQVAVVGDGPELAGAAWRGVHGGGVVVAGAPDSAPLLADRPLVEGGAAAYVCRGYVCDRPVTSVAELAEALAVHR, encoded by the coding sequence ATGACGAACCGGCTCGCGTCCTCGACCAGCCCGTACCTCCTGCAGCACGCCGGGAACCCGGTGCACTGGCGCCCGTGGTCGCCGGAGGCGTTCGAGGAGGCGCGCGAGCGGGACGTGCCGGTGCTGCTCTCGGTCGGCTACGCGGCGTGCCACTGGTGCCACGTGATGGCGCACGAGTCGTTCGAGGACGAGGCCACCGCGGCGTACATGAACGAGCACTTCGTGAACGTGAAGGTGGACCGCGAGGAGCGGCCGGACGTGGACGCGGTCTACATGGCCGTCACGCAGGCGCTCAGCGGGCACGGCGGCTGGCCCATGACGTGCTTCCTCACGCCCGACGGCGAGCCGTTCTACGCGGGCACCTACTACCCGCCGTCGCCCAGGCCGGGCCTGCCGTCGTTCCGGCAGGTGCTGGAGGCCATCGACCACGCGTGGCGCGAGCAGGGCGACGAGGTGCGCGAGTCGGCGGCGGGGATCGTGGCGCAGCTGGCGTTCAAGCCGCTGCCCCGGTCCACAGTGGACGACGAGGTGCTGGCGGGCGCGGTGGTGTCGCTGCTCGGGCACTTCGACCGGGCCAACGCCGGTTTCGGCGGCGCGCCCAAGTTCCCGCCGTCGATGGTGCTGGAGTTCCTGCTGCGCCACCACGAGCGGACCGGGTCGGTGGAGGCGCTGTCGATGGCGCGGACGACGTGCGACGCGATGGCGGACGGCGGGCTGTACGACCAGCTGGCGGGTGGGTTCGCGCGCTACAGCGTGGACGCGGCGTGGGTCGTGCCCCACTTCGAGAAGATGCTGTACGACAACGCCCTGCTGCTGCGCGCCTACACGCACCTGGGCCGGCGCGACGACAACCCGCGGTACCGCCAGGTGGTCCGCGAGACGGCCGAGTTCCTGATCCGCGACCTCGGCACGGCGGAGGGCGGGTTCGCGGCGTCGCTGGACGCGGACACCGAGGGCGTCGAAGGCCTGACGTACGTGTGGACGCCCGCGCAGCTCGTGCAGGTGCTGGGGTTGGCGACCGGAGCGCGCGCCGCGGCGCTGTACGGCGTGACGGACGAGGGCACGTTCGAGCACGGCACGTCGACGTTGCGGATGCTCGGCACGCCGGACGCCGAGATCGCGGCGAAGCTGCTGGCGGCACGTGACCGCAGGCCTCAGCCGGGACGTGACGACAAGGTCGTGACGGCGTGGAACGGCCTGGCCGTCGCGGCGCTGGCCGAGGCGGGCGCGGTGTTCGGCGAGCCGCGCTGGGTGGAGGCGGCCGTGCGGGCGGCGACGCTGGTGCTGGACGTCCACCTGGTCGACGGCCGGCTCCTGCGCACGTCCCGCAACGGCGCGGCGGGCACGGCGGCGGGCGTGCTGGAGGACTACGGCTGCTTCGCCGACGGCCTGCTCGCCCTGCACCAGGCGACCGGCGACGTCAAGTGGTTCACCGCGGCCTGCGGACTGCTGGACACCGCGGTGGCCCGGTTCGCGGGGGAGGAGCCCGGCGTCTACTACGACACGGCGGACGACGCCGAGGCGTTGGTGCAGCGGCCCTCGGACCCGTCGGACAACGCGACCCCGTCCGGGGCGTCGGCGCTCGCCTCGGCGCTCGTGACGGCGTCCGTGCTGGGCGGCCCGTCGACCTACCGCGACGCCGCCGAGGCCGCCCTCGGTCGCGCCGGCCTGCTGGCCGCCCGGGAGCCCCGGTTCGCCGGGCACTGGCTGAGCGTGGCCGAGGCGCTGGCGCTCGGGCCCGTGCAGGTCGCCGTCGTCGGTGACGGGCCCGAGCTGGCCGGCGCCGCGTGGCGCGGCGTGCACGGCGGCGGCGTGGTGGTGGCGGGCGCGCCGGACTCCGCGCCGTTGCTGGCCGACCGGCCGCTGGTGGAGGGCGGCGCGGCGGCCTACGTGTGCCGCGGGTACGTGTGCGACCGGCCCGTGACGTCGGTGGCCGAGCTGGCCGAGGCCCTGGCCGTCCACCGGTAG